A window of the Neofelis nebulosa isolate mNeoNeb1 chromosome 13, mNeoNeb1.pri, whole genome shotgun sequence genome harbors these coding sequences:
- the LCOR gene encoding ligand-dependent corepressor isoform X4 yields MVKLCTHHQKQFIRVLNDLYTESQPGHEDLHPDSGAMDASTCSAGCAQLGTKHKEKDTVCLDRKSPTSVDLFVDSSDSHSPLRMTEQALKEPPPEIKSVDGRENALAVTQKDSSELPTTKPNSGSSTDSSTLGYLTASNSSSLNFHHISKSLEGQTTGQEQDTNVKIREDGKDHMQSSALVESLIAVKGAAENSEESNSCIISQRNSFKALSEEAWDSGFTGNSPRTADKENALLCSSKTPLRQELESSEQDSRPKQENHLHSLGRNKVSYHLHPSDKGQFDHSKDGWLAPSPMPAVHKASNGHSRTKMISTSIKTARKSKRASGLRINDYDNQCDVVYISQPITECHFENQRSILSSRKTARKSTRGYFFNGDCCELPTVRTLARNLHSQEKASCSTLEPEAVVTPKQTLTLSAPGPAVDVQHPRDDDHEEPSKEIISLKEGDRDASLEKESQEPEVCPVTNKPNPSSSPRSKETTASSLVSPLPVHLPKEDTPEGSSMVSTPAASGIASPERDQQPVELLEIKEGTVTQDCHLVSSIESTSEGGNEDVVSGPHSSPETVSREEGPPCSESQSPPVGLEPPLSLGKAEDNQSISTEAETEDTQELDTDPLLKESSTFTNENPNEIEESEIAGGTGKLEGQGSNVKHSSERDMCDQNIDSPEENLDKKKKVKKLPEASDRCLRSQLSDPSSADRCLRSQSSDTSSASPEIKVSKNPVMKRSKKEGCPGETTPESLLADGFHTKALEDTENPEVHEKPSEKDAEQEGKEGGIITRQTFKNMLAKEVKGEEGGIFPCGDPITTVGQPLPGERLEIYVQSKLGEKNAHAPSENIPCTFPEQSKEKPEPIPAHDTEEVVNEVGSANTQHKGDQSDVPSSARGLSNSGSGDAAGPPQCVPRLTRLTSSTYNLRHTHSLDSLDTAKVTSEKEATQGNPMPKEKEASESGDPLREDDVDTVVDDQPKFVEWCAEEENQELIASFNAQYMRVQKGWIQLEKEAQPTPRSRNKSDKLKEIWKSKKRSRKCRGSLEVQKFSPVQMLFMTNFKLSNVCKWFLETTETRSLVIVKKLNTRLPGDIPPVKHPLQKYSPSSLYPSSLQAERLKKHLKKFPGATPARNNWKTQKLWAKFRETPDQVEPEDGSDVSLSPSSEDTVEEVKEGRNSHPPTNSPTPASTRILRKYSNIRGKLRAQQCLVKNEKTESPFGQAVESKQSCKSVCINPLMSPKLALQVDADGFPIKPKSTDGMKGRKGKQMSEILPKAEVQNKRKRTESGTAQDRKDKGPVVKASKEKHSDGSTKTPAAKKPAARDRISQLPKKTSLKENKVKIPKKSPGKNCPPSRREKENTNKRPAQPAASDTVTKPAKQKGAGESSSRPQKATNRKQSSGKARARPLTKTPESSAAQRKRKLKAKLDSSHGKRRRLDTK; encoded by the coding sequence ATGGTCAAACTGTGCACTCATCATCAGAAGCAGTTCATTCGTGTTCTGAACGATCTGTACACTGAATCCCAGCCAGGCCACGAGGACCTGCACCCTGATTCTGGAGCAATGGACGCATCCACTTGCAGTGCCGGCTGTGCCCAACTAGGCACCAAACATAAGGAAAAGGATACTGTGTGTCTCGATAGGAAGTCTCCTACTTCTGTAGATTTGTTCGTAGACTCATCGGACTCTCACAGCCCTCTACGCATGACAGAACAGGCCCTGAAGGAGCCTCCTCCCGAGATAAAGTCTGTAGATGGGAGAGAGAATGCCTTGGCTGTTACCCAGAAAGATTCCTCTGAACTTCCAACCACTAAACCTAATTCTGGTAGTTCAACGGATAGTTCCACTCTGGGATACCTCACTGCATCTAATTCTTCCTCATTAAACTTCCACCACATCTCTAAGAGCTTGGAGGGGCAAACCACTGGACAGGAGCAAGACACAAATGTGAAAATTCGCGAGGATGGTAAAGACCATATGCAGAGCTCAGCTTTAGTAGAAAGTCTAATTGCAGTAAAAGGGGCAGCTGAGAATAGTGAGGAGAGCAACAGCTGTATTATTTCTCAGAGAAATTCATTCAAAGCTTTATCAGAAGAGGCTTGGGACTCAGGGTTTACGGGGAATTCACCTAGAACTGCTGACAAAGAGAACGCTTTACTGTGTAGCTCAAAAACACCTTTGCGCCAGGAGTTAGAGTCCAGTGAACAAGATTCAAGGCCAAAGCAAGAGAACCATCTTCACTCACTAGGAAGAAATAAGGTGAGTTATCATTTACATCCCAGTGATAAGGGCCAGTTTGATCATTCCAAAGATGGTTGGTTAGCCCCCAGCCCTATGCCAGCTGTACACAAAGCATCTAATGGACATTCACGAACCAAGATGATCTCGACCTCCATTAAGACAGCTCGGAAAAGTAAAAGGGCATCAGGGTTGAGGATAAACGATTATGATAACCAGTGTGATGTCGTTTATATCAGTCAGCCAATAACAGAATGCCACTTTGAGAATCAAAGATCAATATTATCCTCTCGGAAAACAGCCAGAAAGAGTACTCGGGGATACTTTTTCAATGGTGATTGTTGTGAGCTGCCAACTGTTCGCACACTGGCCAGAAATTTACACTCCCAAGAAAAAGCGAGCTGTTCAACCCTGGAGCCGGAGGCAGTGGTCACTCCCAAGCAGACCCTTACACTTTCAGCCCCTGGACCCGCCGTGGATGTGCAGCATCCCAGAGATGATGACCACGAAGAACCTAGTAAAGAAATAATCTCCCttaaggaaggagacagagatgcTTCCTTGGAAAAGGAATCTCAAGAGCCTGAGGTTTGCCCCGTGACAAATAAACCAAATCCGAGCAGCTCTCCTAGGTCAAAGGAAACAACAGCCTCCAGCCTGGTGTCGCCTCTCCCTGTTCACCTTCCCAAAGAGGACACGCCAGAAGGCAGCTCCATGGTCTCAACTCCCGCAGCAAGTGGGATAGCTTCCCCTGAACGAGACCAGCAGCCAGTCGAACTGCTGGAAATCAAGGAGGGGACTGTCACCCAAGACTGTCACCTGGTTTCCTCTATTGAGAGCACTTCTGAGGGAGGCAATGAAGATGTTGTTTCCGGGCCTCATTCTTCTCCTGAAACAGTCAGTAGAGAGGAAGGTCCTCCTTGCTCAGAAAGTCAGAGTCCTCCAGTGGGCTTGGAGCCTCCTCTGAGCCTGGGAAAAGCTGAAGACAACCAAAGCATCAGTACTGAGGCTGAGACTGAAGACACTCAGGAGCTAGATACCGACCCACTCTTGAAGGAAAGCAGCACTTTTACTAATGAAAACCCCAACGAAATTGAGGAAAGTGAGATAGCAGGTGGTACAGGAAAATTAGAGGGACAGGGCAGTAACGTAAAACATTCTTCAGAAAGAGACATGTGTGATCAAAACATTGACTCACCCGAAGAGAATCTggacaagaagaaaaaagttaaaaaactcCCTGAGGCCTCTGACAGGTGCCTAAGAAGTCAGCTTTCTGATCCCTCTTCTGCTGATAGGTGCCTAAGAAGTCAAAGTTCAGATACTTCCTCTGCTAGTCCTGAGATCAAGGTTTCCAAAAATCCTGTTATGAAACGTTCTAAAAAGGAAGGGTGCCCTGGTGAGACAACACCTGAGAGTCTTCTGGCTGACGGTTTCCATACAAAAGCTTTGGAGGACACTGAAAACCCAGAGGTCCATGAAAAGCCCTCTGAGAAAGATGCCGAGCAGGAGGGCAAAGAAGGTGGGATCATCACCaggcagacttttaaaaacatgctgGCTAAAGAGGtcaaaggggaagaaggaggtatTTTCCCCTGCGGTGATCCCATAACCACAGTAGGCCAGCCCCTGCCTGGAGAAAGACTGGAAATCTATGTTCAGTCTAAGTTAGGTGAGAAAAATGCTCATGCTCCCTCAGAAAATATTCCATGTACTTTCCCAGAACAATCAAAAGAGAAGCCAGAACCAATTCCTGCACACGATACGGAGGAGGTTGTGAATGAGGTTGGCAGTGCAAACACCCAGCATAAAGGTGACCAGAGCGATGTGCCATCCAGTGCACGTGGCTTGTCAAATAGTGGAAGTGGTGATGCGGCCGGGCCCCCACAGTGCGTCCCGAGGCTTACAAGACTGACCTCTTCAACTTACAACCTAAGACATACTCATTCTCTGGACTCCTTGGACACTGCAAAAGTGACTTCAGAAAAGGAAGCAACACAGGGAAACCCAATgccaaaggaaaaggaagcttCAGAGAGTGGAGATCCCTTACGTGAGGATGATGTGGACACAGTGGTAGATGACCAGCCAAAGTTTGTGGAATGGTGTGCAGAGGAGGAGAACCAAGAGCTTATTGCCAGCTTCAATGCTCAGTACATGAGAGTCCAGAAAGGTTGGATCCAGTTGGAAAAGGAAGCCCAGCCAACGCCAAGATCAAGGAACAAGTCAGATAAACTAAAGGAGatttggaaaagcaaaaaaaggTCACGGAAATGTCGGGGTTCATTGGAGGTTCAAAAGTTTTCTCCTGTTCAGATGCTGTTTATGACAAACTTTAAGTTATCTAATGTTTGCAAATGGTTCTTAGAGACAACTGAAACCCGGTCTCTGGTTATCGTGAAGAAGCTCAACACTCGTCTTCCAGGAGACATCCCCCCTGTCAAGCATCCTCTTCAGAAATACTCTCCTTCCAGCCTGTACCCCAGTTCACTACAGGCTGAACGCTTGAAAAAACACTTGAAGAAATTTCCTGGAGCTACTCCTGCTAGAAACAATTGGAAAACACAGAAGCTCTGGGCTAAATTTCGAGAGACTCCTGACCAAGTGGAGCCAGAGGATGGCAGTGATGTCAGCCTCAGCCCCAGTTCTGAAGACACTGTAGAGGAAGTCAAGGAAGGTAGAAATAGCCATCCTCCCACAAATTCACCTACCCCAGCCAGTACTCGGATCCTCAGAAAATACTCCAATATTCGAGGAAAGCTCAGAGCCCAGCAATGTTTGGTCAAGAACGAGAAAACGGAGAGCCCATTTGGACAGGCTGTGGAGAGTAAACAGAGTTGTAAGAGTGTATGCATCAACCCTCTGATGTCCCCCAAGCTTGCCCTGCAAGTGGATGCAGATGGGTTTCCCATTAAGCCCAAGAGTACTGATggaatgaagggaaggaaggggaagcagATGTCTGAAATCTTGCCGAAAGCCGAAGTGCAGAATAAACGCAAGAGGACAGAAAGCGGCACCGCTCAGGACAGGAAGGACAAGGGACCTGTGGTCAAAGCCAGCAAAGAAAAGCATAGTGATGGATCCACCAAAACCCCTGCTGCCAAGAAGCCAGCTGCAAGGGACAGAATCAGCCAACTGCCCAAAAAGACATCCTTGAAAGAGAATAAAGTGAAGATCCCCAAAAAGTCCCCTGGGAAGAACTGCCCTCCCtccaggagggaaaaagaaaatacaaacaaaagacCCGCTCAGCCAGCCGCCTCAGACACAGTGACGAAACCTGCAAAGCAAAAGGGGGCAGGTGAATCCTCTTCAAGGCCACAGAAAGCCACCAACAGGAAGCAAAGCAGTGGAAAGGCTCGGGCCAGACCCTTGACAAAAACCCCAGAGAGCAGTGCGGCCCAGAGAAAGCGAAAGCTGAAGGCAAAGCTGGACTCTTCCCATGGCAAACGGAGACGGCTGGACACAAAGTGA
- the LCOR gene encoding ligand-dependent corepressor isoform X3, whose protein sequence is MQRMIQQFAAEYTSKNSSTQDPSQPNSTKNQSLPKASPVTTSPTAATTQNPVLSKLLMADQDSPLDLTVRKSQSEPSEQDGVLDLSTKKSPCAGSTSLSHSPGCSSAQGNGENSTEALAVDSNNQSKSPLEKFMVKLCTHHQKQFIRVLNDLYTESQPGHEDLHPDSGAMDASTCSAGCAQLGTKHKEKDTVCLDRKSPTSVDLFVDSSDSHSPLRMTEQALKEPPPEIKSVDGRENALAVTQKDSSELPTTKPNSGSSTDSSTLGYLTASNSSSLNFHHISKSLEGQTTGQEQDTNVKIREDGKDHMQSSALVESLIAVKGAAENSEESNSCIISQRNSFKALSEEAWDSGFTGNSPRTADKENALLCSSKTPLRQELESSEQDSRPKQENHLHSLGRNKVSYHLHPSDKGQFDHSKDGWLAPSPMPAVHKASNGHSRTKMISTSIKTARKSKRASGLRINDYDNQCDVVYISQPITECHFENQRSILSSRKTARKSTRGYFFNGDCCELPTVRTLARNLHSQEKASCSTLEPEAVVTPKQTLTLSAPGPAVDVQHPRDDDHEEPSKEIISLKEGDRDASLEKESQEPEVCPVTNKPNPSSSPRSKETTASSLVSPLPVHLPKEDTPEGSSMVSTPAASGIASPERDQQPVELLEIKEGTVTQDCHLVSSIESTSEGGNEDVVSGPHSSPETVSREEGPPCSESQSPPVGLEPPLSLGKAEDNQSISTEAETEDTQELDTDPLLKESSTFTNENPNEIEESEIAGGTGKLEGQGSNVKHSSERDMCDQNIDSPEENLDKKKKVKKLPEASDRCLRSQLSDPSSADRCLRSQSSDTSSASPEIKVSKNPVMKRSKKEGCPGETTPESLLADGFHTKALEDTENPEVHEKPSEKDAEQEGKEGGIITRQTFKNMLAKEVKGEEGGIFPCGDPITTVGQPLPGERLEIYVQSKLGEKNAHAPSENIPCTFPEQSKEKPEPIPAHDTEEVVNEVGSANTQHKGDQSDVPSSARGLSNSGSGDAAGPPQCVPRLTRLTSSTYNLRHTHSLDSLDTAKVTSEKEATQGNPMPKEKEASESGDPLREDDVDTVVDDQPKFVEWCAEEENQELIASFNAQYMRVQKGWIQLEKEAQPTPRSRNKSDKLKEIWKSKKRSRKCRGSLEVQKFSPVQMLFMTNFKLSNVCKWFLETTETRSLVIVKKLNTRLPGDIPPVKHPLQKYSPSSLYPSSLQAERLKKHLKKFPGATPARNNWKTQKLWAKFRETPDQVEPEDGSDVSLSPSSEDTVEEVKEGRNSHPPTNSPTPASTRILRKYSNIRGKLRAQQCLVKNEKTESPFGQAVESKQSCKSVCINPLMSPKLALQVDADGFPIKPKSTDGMKGRKGKQMSEILPKAEVQNKRKRTESGTAQDRKDKGPVVKASKEKHSDGSTKTPAAKKPAARDRISQLPKKTSLKENKVKIPKKSPGKNCPPSRREKENTNKRPAQPAASDTVTKPAKQKGAGESSSRPQKATNRKQSSGKARARPLTKTPESSAAQRKRKLKAKLDSSHGKRRRLDTK, encoded by the coding sequence TGAGAATTCAACAGAGGCTCTAGCAGTAGATTCTAACAATCAGTCGAAGTCCCCGCTGGAGAAGTTTATGGTCAAACTGTGCACTCATCATCAGAAGCAGTTCATTCGTGTTCTGAACGATCTGTACACTGAATCCCAGCCAGGCCACGAGGACCTGCACCCTGATTCTGGAGCAATGGACGCATCCACTTGCAGTGCCGGCTGTGCCCAACTAGGCACCAAACATAAGGAAAAGGATACTGTGTGTCTCGATAGGAAGTCTCCTACTTCTGTAGATTTGTTCGTAGACTCATCGGACTCTCACAGCCCTCTACGCATGACAGAACAGGCCCTGAAGGAGCCTCCTCCCGAGATAAAGTCTGTAGATGGGAGAGAGAATGCCTTGGCTGTTACCCAGAAAGATTCCTCTGAACTTCCAACCACTAAACCTAATTCTGGTAGTTCAACGGATAGTTCCACTCTGGGATACCTCACTGCATCTAATTCTTCCTCATTAAACTTCCACCACATCTCTAAGAGCTTGGAGGGGCAAACCACTGGACAGGAGCAAGACACAAATGTGAAAATTCGCGAGGATGGTAAAGACCATATGCAGAGCTCAGCTTTAGTAGAAAGTCTAATTGCAGTAAAAGGGGCAGCTGAGAATAGTGAGGAGAGCAACAGCTGTATTATTTCTCAGAGAAATTCATTCAAAGCTTTATCAGAAGAGGCTTGGGACTCAGGGTTTACGGGGAATTCACCTAGAACTGCTGACAAAGAGAACGCTTTACTGTGTAGCTCAAAAACACCTTTGCGCCAGGAGTTAGAGTCCAGTGAACAAGATTCAAGGCCAAAGCAAGAGAACCATCTTCACTCACTAGGAAGAAATAAGGTGAGTTATCATTTACATCCCAGTGATAAGGGCCAGTTTGATCATTCCAAAGATGGTTGGTTAGCCCCCAGCCCTATGCCAGCTGTACACAAAGCATCTAATGGACATTCACGAACCAAGATGATCTCGACCTCCATTAAGACAGCTCGGAAAAGTAAAAGGGCATCAGGGTTGAGGATAAACGATTATGATAACCAGTGTGATGTCGTTTATATCAGTCAGCCAATAACAGAATGCCACTTTGAGAATCAAAGATCAATATTATCCTCTCGGAAAACAGCCAGAAAGAGTACTCGGGGATACTTTTTCAATGGTGATTGTTGTGAGCTGCCAACTGTTCGCACACTGGCCAGAAATTTACACTCCCAAGAAAAAGCGAGCTGTTCAACCCTGGAGCCGGAGGCAGTGGTCACTCCCAAGCAGACCCTTACACTTTCAGCCCCTGGACCCGCCGTGGATGTGCAGCATCCCAGAGATGATGACCACGAAGAACCTAGTAAAGAAATAATCTCCCttaaggaaggagacagagatgcTTCCTTGGAAAAGGAATCTCAAGAGCCTGAGGTTTGCCCCGTGACAAATAAACCAAATCCGAGCAGCTCTCCTAGGTCAAAGGAAACAACAGCCTCCAGCCTGGTGTCGCCTCTCCCTGTTCACCTTCCCAAAGAGGACACGCCAGAAGGCAGCTCCATGGTCTCAACTCCCGCAGCAAGTGGGATAGCTTCCCCTGAACGAGACCAGCAGCCAGTCGAACTGCTGGAAATCAAGGAGGGGACTGTCACCCAAGACTGTCACCTGGTTTCCTCTATTGAGAGCACTTCTGAGGGAGGCAATGAAGATGTTGTTTCCGGGCCTCATTCTTCTCCTGAAACAGTCAGTAGAGAGGAAGGTCCTCCTTGCTCAGAAAGTCAGAGTCCTCCAGTGGGCTTGGAGCCTCCTCTGAGCCTGGGAAAAGCTGAAGACAACCAAAGCATCAGTACTGAGGCTGAGACTGAAGACACTCAGGAGCTAGATACCGACCCACTCTTGAAGGAAAGCAGCACTTTTACTAATGAAAACCCCAACGAAATTGAGGAAAGTGAGATAGCAGGTGGTACAGGAAAATTAGAGGGACAGGGCAGTAACGTAAAACATTCTTCAGAAAGAGACATGTGTGATCAAAACATTGACTCACCCGAAGAGAATCTggacaagaagaaaaaagttaaaaaactcCCTGAGGCCTCTGACAGGTGCCTAAGAAGTCAGCTTTCTGATCCCTCTTCTGCTGATAGGTGCCTAAGAAGTCAAAGTTCAGATACTTCCTCTGCTAGTCCTGAGATCAAGGTTTCCAAAAATCCTGTTATGAAACGTTCTAAAAAGGAAGGGTGCCCTGGTGAGACAACACCTGAGAGTCTTCTGGCTGACGGTTTCCATACAAAAGCTTTGGAGGACACTGAAAACCCAGAGGTCCATGAAAAGCCCTCTGAGAAAGATGCCGAGCAGGAGGGCAAAGAAGGTGGGATCATCACCaggcagacttttaaaaacatgctgGCTAAAGAGGtcaaaggggaagaaggaggtatTTTCCCCTGCGGTGATCCCATAACCACAGTAGGCCAGCCCCTGCCTGGAGAAAGACTGGAAATCTATGTTCAGTCTAAGTTAGGTGAGAAAAATGCTCATGCTCCCTCAGAAAATATTCCATGTACTTTCCCAGAACAATCAAAAGAGAAGCCAGAACCAATTCCTGCACACGATACGGAGGAGGTTGTGAATGAGGTTGGCAGTGCAAACACCCAGCATAAAGGTGACCAGAGCGATGTGCCATCCAGTGCACGTGGCTTGTCAAATAGTGGAAGTGGTGATGCGGCCGGGCCCCCACAGTGCGTCCCGAGGCTTACAAGACTGACCTCTTCAACTTACAACCTAAGACATACTCATTCTCTGGACTCCTTGGACACTGCAAAAGTGACTTCAGAAAAGGAAGCAACACAGGGAAACCCAATgccaaaggaaaaggaagcttCAGAGAGTGGAGATCCCTTACGTGAGGATGATGTGGACACAGTGGTAGATGACCAGCCAAAGTTTGTGGAATGGTGTGCAGAGGAGGAGAACCAAGAGCTTATTGCCAGCTTCAATGCTCAGTACATGAGAGTCCAGAAAGGTTGGATCCAGTTGGAAAAGGAAGCCCAGCCAACGCCAAGATCAAGGAACAAGTCAGATAAACTAAAGGAGatttggaaaagcaaaaaaaggTCACGGAAATGTCGGGGTTCATTGGAGGTTCAAAAGTTTTCTCCTGTTCAGATGCTGTTTATGACAAACTTTAAGTTATCTAATGTTTGCAAATGGTTCTTAGAGACAACTGAAACCCGGTCTCTGGTTATCGTGAAGAAGCTCAACACTCGTCTTCCAGGAGACATCCCCCCTGTCAAGCATCCTCTTCAGAAATACTCTCCTTCCAGCCTGTACCCCAGTTCACTACAGGCTGAACGCTTGAAAAAACACTTGAAGAAATTTCCTGGAGCTACTCCTGCTAGAAACAATTGGAAAACACAGAAGCTCTGGGCTAAATTTCGAGAGACTCCTGACCAAGTGGAGCCAGAGGATGGCAGTGATGTCAGCCTCAGCCCCAGTTCTGAAGACACTGTAGAGGAAGTCAAGGAAGGTAGAAATAGCCATCCTCCCACAAATTCACCTACCCCAGCCAGTACTCGGATCCTCAGAAAATACTCCAATATTCGAGGAAAGCTCAGAGCCCAGCAATGTTTGGTCAAGAACGAGAAAACGGAGAGCCCATTTGGACAGGCTGTGGAGAGTAAACAGAGTTGTAAGAGTGTATGCATCAACCCTCTGATGTCCCCCAAGCTTGCCCTGCAAGTGGATGCAGATGGGTTTCCCATTAAGCCCAAGAGTACTGATggaatgaagggaaggaaggggaagcagATGTCTGAAATCTTGCCGAAAGCCGAAGTGCAGAATAAACGCAAGAGGACAGAAAGCGGCACCGCTCAGGACAGGAAGGACAAGGGACCTGTGGTCAAAGCCAGCAAAGAAAAGCATAGTGATGGATCCACCAAAACCCCTGCTGCCAAGAAGCCAGCTGCAAGGGACAGAATCAGCCAACTGCCCAAAAAGACATCCTTGAAAGAGAATAAAGTGAAGATCCCCAAAAAGTCCCCTGGGAAGAACTGCCCTCCCtccaggagggaaaaagaaaatacaaacaaaagacCCGCTCAGCCAGCCGCCTCAGACACAGTGACGAAACCTGCAAAGCAAAAGGGGGCAGGTGAATCCTCTTCAAGGCCACAGAAAGCCACCAACAGGAAGCAAAGCAGTGGAAAGGCTCGGGCCAGACCCTTGACAAAAACCCCAGAGAGCAGTGCGGCCCAGAGAAAGCGAAAGCTGAAGGCAAAGCTGGACTCTTCCCATGGCAAACGGAGACGGCTGGACACAAAGTGA